A genomic region of Gemmata massiliana contains the following coding sequences:
- a CDS encoding leucine-rich repeat domain-containing protein yields MVRLFVALFVLFALAGSALAAPVPKAAQAPEPLPADVVKAWEKAGATVWWLSIEECKVGGEFPYRAGNPGRAGEVPVLVVGKYRDRMFAELPAPDVPFALDLAPRHVPEDGFADLTRFKQLRGLRIGWGGQEKWIGPALGRLSRLRALDLQFSGISDEALKEVGQLKELRVLNLGRNSVSPTDAGLKHLTGLDQLHTLSLESAPVTEDGARELAALTSLRVLHLNKTKMGDAGLKHLAALTRLETLGLGRTNVTGAGLCALRPLTALTTLDLECAPLDRAAARELAGFKNLRELDLTLTGLDDDGLAEIARLPRLAALTLYHTKVTDTGVKALAGAHALETLNVQGTTVTGETLDALRACKSLRVLELDDCPVTDTGAERIATLNALTHLRFDGPKVTDRGLKALAALTSLEELVLRNAALTDAGVRNVIALQSLRKLVLYNVTLTDAQLHELTALRKLTHLSVIGTKVTHAGLAEFRKKAPDCKTFVAGIMAPVAPAGAHNPPVPVAPPRK; encoded by the coding sequence ATGGTTCGCCTGTTCGTCGCGCTATTCGTGCTGTTCGCGCTCGCGGGTTCCGCGCTCGCGGCGCCGGTGCCCAAGGCGGCCCAGGCGCCTGAGCCACTGCCCGCGGACGTCGTGAAGGCGTGGGAAAAGGCCGGGGCCACGGTCTGGTGGCTCTCCATTGAGGAGTGTAAGGTCGGGGGCGAGTTCCCGTATCGCGCGGGTAACCCGGGCCGGGCCGGTGAAGTGCCCGTGCTCGTGGTCGGCAAGTACCGGGACCGGATGTTCGCCGAGTTACCCGCGCCGGACGTGCCGTTCGCCCTGGACCTGGCGCCGCGCCACGTTCCCGAAGACGGGTTCGCGGACCTGACCCGGTTCAAACAACTCCGGGGGCTCCGTATCGGGTGGGGCGGGCAGGAGAAGTGGATCGGGCCGGCGCTCGGGCGCCTGTCCCGGCTCCGGGCCCTGGACCTCCAGTTCTCCGGTATCTCGGACGAGGCGCTCAAAGAGGTGGGGCAGCTGAAGGAGCTCCGGGTTCTGAACCTGGGCCGGAACTCGGTGTCCCCGACCGACGCGGGGCTGAAGCACCTGACCGGGCTCGACCAGCTCCACACGCTCTCACTCGAAAGCGCGCCGGTCACCGAAGACGGTGCGCGGGAACTGGCCGCGCTCACGTCCCTTCGGGTGCTCCACCTGAACAAAACCAAGATGGGCGACGCGGGGCTGAAGCACCTCGCCGCGCTAACGCGCCTGGAAACTCTCGGGCTGGGGCGCACCAACGTGACGGGCGCCGGGCTGTGTGCGCTGCGCCCGCTCACCGCGCTGACGACGCTCGACCTGGAGTGCGCCCCGCTCGATCGCGCCGCCGCGCGGGAACTGGCCGGCTTCAAGAACCTGCGCGAGCTGGACCTGACACTCACCGGCCTGGACGACGACGGGCTCGCCGAGATCGCCCGGCTGCCCCGGCTGGCCGCACTCACTCTGTACCACACCAAGGTGACCGATACCGGAGTGAAGGCACTGGCCGGCGCGCACGCGCTGGAAACCCTCAACGTGCAGGGCACCACCGTAACAGGTGAAACGCTCGACGCCCTGCGCGCGTGTAAGAGCTTGAGGGTTCTCGAACTCGATGACTGCCCGGTAACCGACACCGGGGCCGAGCGGATCGCGACTCTGAACGCGCTCACGCACCTGAGATTCGATGGCCCCAAGGTGACCGACCGGGGGCTGAAGGCGCTCGCGGCGCTGACGAGCCTGGAAGAACTCGTCCTGCGCAACGCCGCACTGACGGACGCGGGTGTTCGGAACGTGATCGCGCTCCAATCGCTCCGCAAGTTGGTTCTGTATAACGTGACCCTGACGGACGCGCAACTGCACGAACTGACCGCACTCAGAAAGCTGACCCACCTGAGCGTTATCGGTACCAAGGTGACCCACGCGGGGCTCGCGGAGTTCCGTAAGAAGGCGCCGGACTGCAAAACGTTTGTGGCCGGAATCATGGCTCCCGTTGCCCCCGCGGGCGCCCACAATCCTCCGGTGCCCGTAGCTCCTCCCCGGAAGTGA
- a CDS encoding TapB family protein, with product MPRTLVALFALGALIGLAPAAPVPKHLMPNEPLYYAVRQGTRWVYTDYGADYEYEATEVQPLVSGATVLTLTQIDGDHKRPYRKIEVSARGVVWLETGGSAFDTPVCVLRCPIKPGNEWSFTSSGADHIAPARGTMKVAGTEEVKVPAGAFTAVRVEEKRTLLLDNGKPKLTYHVTSWYAPNVGQIKWASEKSERVLKSFAPGKG from the coding sequence ATGCCCCGCACGCTCGTCGCGCTGTTCGCGCTCGGCGCACTCATTGGCCTCGCACCCGCGGCCCCGGTTCCCAAGCACCTGATGCCGAACGAGCCGCTCTACTATGCGGTGCGGCAGGGCACGCGCTGGGTGTACACCGATTACGGCGCGGATTACGAGTACGAGGCCACGGAGGTGCAGCCGCTCGTGTCCGGCGCGACCGTTCTGACCCTTACGCAAATCGACGGCGATCACAAGCGCCCGTACCGGAAGATCGAGGTCTCCGCGCGCGGGGTGGTGTGGCTCGAAACGGGCGGTTCCGCGTTCGACACCCCGGTGTGCGTGCTCCGTTGCCCGATCAAGCCGGGCAACGAGTGGTCCTTTACTTCTTCGGGCGCCGACCACATCGCGCCCGCCCGGGGCACGATGAAGGTGGCGGGCACCGAGGAGGTCAAAGTGCCCGCCGGGGCGTTCACCGCAGTCCGCGTCGAGGAAAAGCGGACCTTGCTGCTCGACAACGGCAAGCCGAAACTCACCTACCACGTAACGTCCTGGTACGCGCCGAACGTGGGGCAGATCAAGTGGGCCAGCGAGAAGAGCGAACGGGTACTGAAGTCGTTCGCGCCGGGCAAGGGTTGA
- a CDS encoding leucine-rich repeat domain-containing protein, with translation MVRLFVVLLVLGALTGSAPGAPVPKPAQAPKPLPDEVVKAWKKVGAEVGWLNPDKLVSWYESPFRVGEQGLPGELPAFRIETYRQKMFVELPAPDVHFALYLPQYGITDEGVEDLARFDQLRALNLHGSRLTEFGFTRGLAPLTQLWSLDLCNTVASDRVLETVGRLKELRTLNLGEKANTVTDAGLKHLAGLAYLSALGLDRTKITDAGAKDVGTFKALRVLRLNGTKVTDAGLKHLAALKHVEALELSGTEVTATGLRDLHPRVGLVSLVLSDVKLDRDAAKELSQFKSLYELDLTGTGLTDAGAGELAALTRLNALYLNGTRVTDAGVKALGALTELEHLYLRRTAVTGETLGALRECRKLRTLALGDSPVTDAGAEQIGELKSLTVLDISGSKVGDRGAKGLAALANLEEFTLNGNPLTDAGAKELAKLTRLRRLVMYDTQMTDAGLRELAALKALTHLRIGGNKVTDAGAAAFRKQVPGCMVHLVPPLPPLPGSEKAEPGK, from the coding sequence ATGGTTCGCCTATTTGTCGTACTGCTCGTGCTCGGCGCGCTCACGGGCTCCGCACCCGGTGCGCCGGTGCCCAAGCCGGCGCAGGCGCCTAAGCCGCTGCCCGACGAGGTCGTAAAGGCGTGGAAGAAGGTCGGGGCCGAGGTCGGGTGGTTAAACCCGGACAAGCTCGTCAGTTGGTACGAGAGCCCGTTCCGCGTCGGCGAACAGGGGCTGCCCGGCGAACTCCCGGCGTTCCGCATCGAAACCTACCGGCAGAAGATGTTCGTCGAGCTGCCCGCGCCGGACGTACACTTCGCACTGTACCTGCCGCAGTACGGCATCACCGACGAGGGCGTCGAAGACCTGGCCCGGTTCGACCAGCTCCGGGCGCTCAACCTGCACGGGAGCCGGCTCACGGAGTTCGGCTTCACGCGGGGGCTCGCACCGCTCACCCAACTGTGGTCCCTGGACCTGTGCAACACGGTCGCCTCGGACCGGGTGCTCGAAACGGTCGGGCGCCTCAAGGAGCTGCGCACCCTGAACCTGGGCGAGAAGGCGAACACCGTAACCGACGCGGGCCTCAAGCACCTCGCGGGTCTGGCGTACCTGAGCGCGCTCGGCTTGGACCGCACGAAGATCACCGACGCCGGCGCGAAAGACGTGGGCACGTTCAAGGCGCTCCGGGTGCTCCGGTTGAACGGCACGAAGGTGACCGACGCGGGCCTCAAGCACCTCGCGGCGCTCAAGCACGTGGAGGCGCTCGAACTGAGCGGCACGGAGGTCACGGCCACCGGGCTCCGTGACCTGCACCCGCGCGTCGGGCTCGTTTCGCTCGTTCTCAGTGACGTGAAACTCGACCGGGACGCAGCGAAGGAATTGTCTCAGTTCAAGAGCCTCTACGAGCTGGACCTGACGGGCACCGGGTTGACCGACGCGGGCGCCGGGGAACTCGCCGCGCTCACCCGGCTGAACGCGCTGTACCTGAACGGCACGCGCGTGACCGACGCGGGCGTGAAGGCGCTCGGCGCGCTGACCGAACTGGAGCACCTGTACCTGCGCCGCACCGCGGTGACGGGCGAGACGCTCGGGGCGCTGCGCGAGTGTCGGAAACTGCGCACGCTCGCGCTCGGCGACAGCCCGGTGACCGACGCCGGCGCCGAGCAGATCGGCGAACTGAAATCCCTCACGGTCCTGGACATCAGCGGGTCCAAGGTGGGCGACCGCGGCGCGAAGGGGCTGGCCGCGCTCGCGAACCTGGAAGAGTTCACGCTGAACGGGAACCCGCTGACCGACGCCGGCGCGAAGGAACTCGCGAAGCTCACGCGCCTCCGCCGGCTGGTGATGTACGACACCCAGATGACCGACGCGGGGCTGCGCGAACTGGCCGCGCTCAAGGCCCTCACGCACTTGCGGATCGGCGGCAACAAGGTGACCGACGCGGGCGCGGCCGCGTTCCGCAAACAGGTTCCGGGCTGTATGGTCCACCTCGTCCCGCCCCTCCCGCCTCTTCCCGGGTCCGAAAAGGCCGAGCCCGGGAAGTAA
- a CDS encoding beta strand repeat-containing protein, giving the protein MKRSERIGRNGCAPSAPRSGCRLRLEALEDRSVPATLTVTSSADDLQPHTLRYAVAHAQSGDTILLTGAVKGPIVLTRGELELTQNVTIKTAGNRQATISGNGQSRIFEVASGASVKIANLKITDGNGVAVPGSSDPSDGFGGGILVDAGGALTVTDCTIANDAVAGGAGGGIASYGTLTVDDSRFTGNSAVFGGGIYVYSGTTTVTDSTFTDGFANIGGAICNNFQGTLTVNDCTFADNSTDGGAGGGIASYNILTVVDSTFVGNSAVYGGGIYIYGGTATVGDSTFTGNFANIGGAICNDFQGALTVTDCTFANNETAPGGAGGAIASYNVLAVSDSTFTGNTAVFGGGIYIYGGTATVIDSTFADNFANIGGAIENDARGTLAVFDSTFTDNATAPGGAGGAIASYNMLTVTDSTFAGNSAVFGGGIYVYSGTANVTDSTFTDNSANIGGGICNNFQGTLAVTDCTFVNNETAPGGAGGGIASYNVLTVIDSTFVGNSAVFGGGIYIYGGSATVIDSTFVDNFANIGGAIENDARGTLAVFDSTFTDNATAPGGAGGAIANYNIASVTGSTFVGNSAGIGGAIWNGGTLALSGSTLSRNTATMLGGGIANSGLLYVFNSAFSGNSPDDINGGYIDQGGNVF; this is encoded by the coding sequence ATGAAGCGAAGCGAACGGATCGGACGAAACGGGTGCGCGCCGTCGGCCCCTCGGTCGGGCTGTCGGCTCCGGCTCGAGGCGCTGGAGGACCGCTCCGTACCCGCGACCTTGACCGTTACCAGTAGCGCCGACGACCTGCAACCGCACACGCTGCGGTACGCCGTCGCTCACGCGCAAAGCGGTGACACGATCCTGTTGACCGGGGCCGTCAAGGGGCCGATCGTGCTCACCCGGGGCGAACTGGAACTGACCCAGAACGTTACCATCAAGACCGCGGGCAACCGCCAGGCGACGATCAGCGGTAACGGACAGTCACGGATCTTCGAGGTCGCTTCCGGCGCGAGCGTCAAAATTGCGAACCTGAAAATCACCGACGGCAACGGGGTGGCCGTTCCCGGCAGCAGCGACCCCAGCGACGGCTTCGGCGGTGGCATCCTCGTGGACGCGGGGGGCGCACTGACCGTCACCGACTGCACCATTGCCAATGATGCGGTCGCCGGCGGCGCGGGCGGCGGGATCGCCAGCTACGGCACGCTGACGGTCGACGACAGCAGGTTCACCGGTAACTCGGCCGTCTTCGGCGGCGGCATTTACGTTTACAGCGGCACTACCACTGTCACCGACAGCACCTTCACCGACGGTTTCGCCAACATTGGCGGGGCGATTTGCAACAACTTCCAGGGCACACTGACGGTCAACGATTGTACCTTCGCGGACAACTCAACGGACGGCGGCGCGGGCGGCGGTATCGCTAGTTACAACATTTTGACGGTTGTGGACAGCACGTTCGTGGGCAACTCGGCTGTCTACGGGGGCGGCATTTACATTTACGGCGGTACGGCGACCGTTGGCGACAGTACGTTCACGGGCAACTTCGCGAACATCGGCGGCGCCATTTGCAACGACTTCCAGGGGGCGCTGACTGTCACGGACTGCACCTTTGCCAACAATGAGACGGCCCCGGGCGGTGCGGGCGGCGCTATCGCCAGCTACAACGTGTTGGCGGTCTCCGACAGCACGTTCACCGGCAACACGGCCGTTTTTGGTGGCGGCATCTACATCTACGGTGGCACGGCGACGGTTATTGACAGCACGTTCGCTGACAATTTCGCGAACATCGGCGGCGCCATCGAGAACGATGCGCGCGGCACGCTAGCGGTTTTTGATAGCACGTTCACGGACAACGCAACGGCCCCCGGTGGTGCGGGCGGAGCCATTGCCAGTTACAACATGTTGACCGTCACCGATAGCACGTTCGCGGGCAACTCGGCCGTTTTTGGTGGCGGCATTTATGTCTACAGCGGCACGGCGAATGTCACCGACAGTACGTTCACCGACAACTCGGCCAACATCGGGGGTGGCATTTGCAACAACTTCCAGGGCACATTGGCGGTTACTGACTGTACCTTCGTCAACAATGAGACGGCCCCGGGTGGCGCGGGCGGTGGGATCGCCAGCTACAACGTGTTGACGGTCATTGACAGTACCTTTGTTGGGAACTCGGCTGTCTTCGGTGGCGGCATCTACATCTACGGTGGCTCGGCGACGGTTATTGACAGCACGTTCGTTGACAACTTCGCGAACATCGGCGGCGCCATCGAGAACGATGCGCGCGGCACGCTAGCGGTTTTTGATAGCACGTTCACGGACAACGCAACGGCCCCCGGCGGTGCGGGCGGCGCCATCGCGAACTACAACATTGCGAGCGTCACCGGTAGCACCTTTGTTGGCAACTCCGCTGGTATCGGGGGAGCGATTTGGAACGGCGGTACTCTGGCTCTCAGCGGTAGTACCCTATCTCGCAACACCGCAACGATGCTCGGGGGCGGGATTGCGAATTCCGGACTGTTGTACGTTTTCAACAGCGCCTTCAGCGGTAATAGCCCGGACGACATCAATGGGGGCTACATTGACCAGGGTGGTAATGTTTTTTAA
- a CDS encoding TlpA family protein disulfide reductase — MIRACFLLMVLAPNALADDAPKRSAPAEQLKLLSKQYKDIEETFLKELRAARTQDETIEANVKRNRVRNVWRSEALAVLKTSAALPEALDVIAAVLKGSSETAGMTELLRKHHLAHPDLGKLFLGMVQGRTDDGRKFVEEVAENSPVPAVRGQAALALGWQAKWRITRDGEALLGFGTKLTDGQRKGMEARAEKYLAMAMKYTDAPLVTGAGTVAAHAKAELAGLKNLAFLRVGEVAPDITGEAIDGTKFKLSDSRGKVTVVVFWASWCAPCMRMVPHEKKRLERMRGKPFALVGINGDEERRKANEVAQKNEMTWPSFWNGPERAEGPITKSWNVSVWPTIYVLDAEGVVRFVGTSDEKLDAIVDELIGKVKNK, encoded by the coding sequence GTGATCCGCGCGTGCTTTCTTCTGATGGTGCTCGCGCCGAACGCGCTGGCGGACGACGCGCCGAAACGATCGGCGCCCGCCGAACAGTTGAAGCTGCTGAGCAAGCAGTACAAGGACATCGAAGAAACGTTTCTCAAGGAGCTGCGCGCGGCTCGCACGCAGGACGAGACGATCGAGGCGAACGTAAAGCGCAACCGCGTGCGAAATGTGTGGCGCAGCGAGGCTCTGGCCGTACTGAAGACGTCCGCGGCGCTCCCGGAAGCGCTCGATGTGATCGCCGCCGTGCTCAAGGGCAGCAGCGAAACGGCGGGGATGACCGAACTGTTGCGGAAGCACCACCTCGCGCACCCGGACCTCGGCAAACTGTTCCTCGGCATGGTGCAGGGGCGCACAGACGACGGGCGTAAGTTCGTGGAAGAGGTGGCGGAGAATAGCCCCGTGCCGGCCGTGCGCGGGCAGGCGGCACTGGCCCTCGGGTGGCAGGCCAAGTGGCGCATCACCCGGGACGGAGAGGCGCTGCTCGGCTTCGGGACGAAACTGACCGACGGGCAGCGGAAGGGGATGGAGGCCCGTGCCGAGAAGTACCTCGCGATGGCGATGAAGTACACGGACGCCCCGCTGGTGACCGGCGCGGGCACCGTCGCGGCGCACGCCAAGGCGGAGCTGGCGGGGCTGAAGAACCTCGCGTTCCTCCGCGTGGGCGAGGTGGCACCGGACATCACGGGCGAGGCCATCGACGGCACCAAGTTCAAGCTGAGTGACTCGCGCGGGAAGGTGACGGTGGTGGTGTTCTGGGCGTCGTGGTGCGCCCCGTGTATGCGGATGGTGCCCCACGAGAAGAAGCGGCTGGAGCGCATGAGGGGCAAGCCGTTCGCGCTGGTCGGGATCAACGGGGACGAAGAGCGGCGCAAAGCGAACGAGGTGGCGCAGAAGAACGAGATGACGTGGCCCTCGTTCTGGAACGGCCCCGAGCGCGCGGAGGGGCCGATCACCAAGAGCTGGAACGTCTCCGTGTGGCCCACGATCTACGTGCTGGACGCGGAGGGCGTGGTCCGGTTCGTGGGGACCAGTGACGAGAAACTGGACGCGATTGTGGATGAACTGATTGGCAAAGTTAAGAATAAATAG
- a CDS encoding ribosomal subunit interface protein has translation MHVEVNTDTRTSVDIAAATTRIENGLARHRERLTRVEAHLSDVNGPKGGHDIRCALEARPAGHQPVAVTNEAHTSEDAVKGAVEKLGRLLEHTFGRIDGVRGHTSASGLPT, from the coding sequence ATGCACGTTGAAGTCAATACCGACACCCGCACCTCCGTCGACATCGCCGCCGCGACCACCCGGATCGAGAACGGCCTGGCCCGGCACCGGGAGCGCCTCACCCGTGTGGAAGCCCACCTCAGTGATGTGAACGGGCCGAAGGGCGGTCACGACATACGGTGCGCGCTGGAGGCCCGCCCCGCCGGGCACCAACCGGTCGCGGTGACGAACGAAGCCCATACATCGGAGGACGCGGTGAAGGGCGCGGTCGAAAAGCTGGGCCGGCTCCTGGAGCACACGTTCGGCCGGATCGACGGCGTTCGGGGGCACACCTCGGCCAGCGGTTTACCCACCTGA
- a CDS encoding leucine-rich repeat domain-containing protein — protein sequence MIRPIAALIALTALATPLGAAPVPKEAQAPKPLSEAVVKAWEKAGATVGRVNPDAVQIKFLPKTLTGNSSRSSELPVLVVGKYRDRMFAELPAPDVPFVLDLSACHVPEDGFADLTRFEQLRALRVGPSGEEPWLGPALARLYQLRSLTFRFSVLSGDLLKGVGQLKGLRVLNLGANARTLTDAGLKRLVGLHQLHTLSLEGAPITDAGVQELAALKSLRVLNLNGTRVSNAGLKHLAALEHLETLALGGTGVTGAGLRELRPLTVLTTLFLCGVPLDDAAARELAGFRNLRELDLTLTRLTDEGLAEVARLPRLAALVLDKTGVTDTGVKALGGALALEKLSLFATSVTGETLGALVACKGLRALDLNHSLITDAGAERIATLKTLTHLSFCRSEVTDRGVKALAALTNLEELVLSEIAVTDTGIRHLAALRSLQKLTLESTKMTDAGLRELAALKQLKSLSVCGTAVTGAGITEFRKKVSGCHVTAGIIVVPLPSVDAPVLSPLLDVPLPPPPAARPGE from the coding sequence ATGATCCGCCCGATTGCCGCCCTGATCGCGCTCACTGCACTGGCCACCCCCCTCGGCGCCGCACCGGTGCCCAAAGAGGCGCAGGCGCCCAAACCGCTATCCGAAGCGGTCGTGAAGGCGTGGGAAAAGGCCGGGGCCACGGTCGGGCGGGTGAACCCGGACGCGGTCCAAATCAAGTTCTTGCCCAAGACCCTCACCGGTAACTCGAGCCGGAGTAGCGAGCTGCCCGTGCTCGTGGTCGGCAAGTACCGGGACCGGATGTTCGCCGAGCTGCCCGCCCCGGACGTGCCGTTCGTCCTTGACCTGTCGGCCTGCCACGTTCCCGAAGACGGGTTCGCGGACCTGACCCGGTTCGAGCAGCTCCGGGCGCTCCGCGTGGGGCCGAGCGGGGAGGAGCCGTGGCTCGGGCCGGCGCTCGCGCGCCTGTACCAGCTCCGGTCCCTGACGTTCCGCTTCTCCGTCCTCTCGGGCGACCTGCTCAAAGGGGTGGGGCAACTGAAAGGGCTCCGGGTTCTGAACCTGGGCGCGAACGCGCGAACACTGACCGACGCGGGGCTGAAGCGCCTGGTCGGGCTCCACCAGCTCCACACGCTCTCACTCGAAGGCGCACCGATCACCGACGCCGGGGTGCAGGAACTGGCCGCGCTCAAGTCCCTCCGGGTGCTCAATCTGAACGGTACCAGGGTGAGCAACGCGGGCCTGAAGCACCTCGCCGCGCTGGAGCACCTGGAAACCCTCGCGCTGGGGGGCACCGGCGTGACGGGCGCCGGGCTGCGCGAGCTGCGCCCGCTCACCGTGCTCACCACCCTGTTTCTGTGCGGAGTTCCGCTCGATGATGCCGCCGCGCGGGAACTGGCCGGCTTCAGGAACCTGCGCGAACTGGACCTGACACTCACTCGGCTCACCGACGAGGGCCTCGCCGAGGTCGCCCGGCTGCCCCGGTTGGCCGCGCTCGTGCTCGACAAGACGGGAGTAACCGACACCGGGGTGAAGGCGCTCGGCGGCGCGCTCGCACTGGAGAAACTCTCCCTGTTCGCCACGTCCGTAACGGGCGAAACGCTCGGCGCTCTGGTCGCGTGCAAGGGCTTACGCGCGCTCGACCTCAATCACAGTTTGATAACGGACGCCGGGGCCGAGCGGATCGCCACCCTGAAGACGCTCACGCACCTGAGCTTCTGTCGCTCCGAGGTGACCGATCGGGGGGTGAAGGCGCTCGCGGCACTGACGAATTTGGAGGAACTCGTCTTATCCGAGATCGCGGTGACCGATACGGGTATTCGGCACCTGGCCGCACTCCGATCGCTCCAAAAACTCACACTGGAAAGTACAAAAATGACGGACGCGGGGCTGCGCGAGTTGGCCGCGCTCAAGCAGCTCAAGTCCCTGTCCGTCTGCGGCACCGCGGTGACCGGCGCGGGGATCACGGAGTTCCGCAAGAAGGTGTCGGGCTGCCACGTGACTGCGGGTATAATCGTGGTTCCCCTTCCTTCCGTGGACGCACCGGTTCTTTCGCCACTTTTGGACGTGCCCCTTCCCCCGCCGCCTGCTGCCCGACCCGGGGAATGA
- a CDS encoding tectonin domain-containing protein: MGSLFGLRSRVSRLLTAPVREPRRAPRTRLVAESLEAREVPAVGIVLDYSYDTNGFFNNASARSVLESVATELGNTLNESLATIDVAPYPQNSWTATFMNPATGANTNVWNMVVGANTIRVFVGGRTLAGPTLAVAGPGTSTTPYPNQSSEWVNLVATRGASGFAPWGGSMSFDSSENWHFGQTTTGLDANEIDFYSVALHEMGHVLGIGTSSQWNSKVSSGTFTGGAAVSVYGSPVPLAPDNQHWVDGIRVGLQGASLDPSFTYGTRVTWSPLDAAALQDLGWGVPPPPAPVAASAVITDSVTVGGTTFHRSAQGYVYRQETNGTFTLISTQISKISSSSTNLFILRTDGAVFRYDGGGFTQVSTQITDIDSGAGQFFIRRGDGAVFRYDSGTFNQVSTQITDIGSGSGQFFIRRGDGAVFRYDSGTFNLVSTQISQLAGSQGVLFILRGDGAVFRYDNGGFNQVSSQITDISSGSGRFFILRGDGAVFRYDSGTFNLIASQVAQIGSGEGQFFVRSAAVLYRYDNGAFTQVSTQITQLSGGQGQFFARRADGVVYRYNIDNSTLNPVFTQVRQLAAGSGQAFVQRSDGTVFRYNHVTGGYDQVATQIAQIGAGAGTFFTLSTSGTVFRYNHVTGGFDQVLTGATQLVGGQGGVFVRTSSGSMVRYNINTGGFDVVATGVSEIGGGINQIFYLSSSGAVLRYNINTGGFDVTIASGVADIWTDQDLFFVRYTNGAVAVYTLSNGYVQIP, translated from the coding sequence ATGGGTTCGCTTTTCGGTTTGCGCTCGCGCGTGTCCCGCCTGCTGACGGCCCCGGTCCGGGAGCCGCGCCGCGCGCCCCGCACCCGGCTGGTGGCAGAGTCTCTGGAGGCCCGGGAGGTGCCCGCGGTCGGGATCGTGCTGGACTACTCGTATGACACCAACGGGTTCTTCAACAACGCGTCGGCGCGCTCGGTTCTGGAGAGCGTGGCGACCGAGCTGGGCAACACCCTGAACGAGAGCTTGGCCACCATTGACGTGGCCCCGTACCCGCAGAACTCGTGGACCGCGACGTTCATGAACCCCGCAACCGGTGCGAATACCAACGTGTGGAACATGGTGGTCGGTGCGAACACGATCCGGGTGTTCGTGGGGGGGCGCACGCTCGCCGGGCCGACCCTCGCGGTCGCCGGGCCGGGCACGAGCACCACTCCGTACCCGAACCAGTCGTCGGAGTGGGTCAACCTGGTGGCGACGCGCGGGGCGTCGGGTTTCGCGCCGTGGGGCGGGAGCATGTCGTTCGACAGTTCGGAGAACTGGCACTTCGGACAGACGACGACCGGGTTGGACGCGAACGAGATCGACTTCTACTCGGTCGCGCTTCACGAGATGGGTCACGTGCTCGGGATCGGCACCTCGAGCCAGTGGAACAGCAAGGTCAGTAGCGGGACGTTCACCGGGGGCGCCGCGGTCTCGGTGTACGGGTCGCCGGTGCCGCTGGCCCCGGACAACCAGCACTGGGTCGACGGGATCCGGGTCGGTTTGCAAGGAGCGAGCCTGGACCCGTCGTTTACCTACGGCACGCGCGTGACCTGGTCCCCGCTGGACGCCGCGGCCCTACAGGACTTGGGGTGGGGCGTGCCCCCGCCGCCCGCGCCCGTGGCAGCGAGCGCGGTCATCACGGACTCGGTTACCGTTGGGGGCACGACGTTCCACCGCAGCGCGCAGGGGTACGTGTACCGCCAGGAAACCAACGGTACATTCACGCTCATCTCCACGCAGATCTCCAAGATCAGCTCGAGTTCAACTAACCTGTTCATCCTGCGCACCGACGGTGCGGTGTTCCGGTACGACGGCGGCGGGTTCACCCAGGTGTCCACGCAGATCACCGACATCGACTCCGGCGCGGGCCAGTTCTTCATCCGGCGCGGCGACGGCGCGGTGTTCCGGTACGACAGCGGTACGTTCAATCAGGTGTCCACGCAGATCACCGACATCGGCTCCGGTTCGGGTCAGTTCTTCATCCGGCGCGGCGACGGCGCGGTATTCCGGTACGACAGCGGTACGTTCAACCTGGTGTCCACACAGATCTCCCAGCTCGCCGGGAGCCAAGGGGTGCTGTTCATTCTGCGCGGCGACGGCGCGGTGTTCCGGTACGACAACGGCGGGTTCAATCAGGTGTCCTCGCAGATCACCGACATCAGTTCCGGTTCGGGCCGGTTCTTCATCCTGCGCGGCGACGGGGCGGTGTTCCGGTACGACAGCGGCACGTTCAACCTGATAGCGAGCCAGGTGGCTCAGATCGGTTCGGGGGAAGGGCAGTTCTTCGTGCGCAGTGCCGCTGTGCTGTACCGGTACGACAACGGGGCGTTCACTCAGGTGTCCACACAGATCACCCAGTTGTCGGGGGGGCAGGGGCAGTTCTTCGCCCGGCGCGCCGACGGGGTCGTGTACCGGTACAACATCGACAACAGCACGCTCAACCCGGTGTTCACGCAGGTCCGCCAGCTCGCGGCGGGCTCGGGGCAGGCGTTCGTCCAGCGCTCCGACGGTACGGTGTTCCGGTACAACCACGTGACGGGCGGGTACGACCAAGTCGCTACGCAGATCGCCCAGATCGGGGCGGGCGCGGGGACGTTCTTCACCCTGAGCACCAGCGGTACGGTGTTCCGGTACAACCACGTGACGGGCGGGTTCGACCAGGTGCTGACCGGGGCGACCCAGCTCGTGGGCGGTCAGGGGGGCGTGTTCGTGCGGACCTCCAGCGGTTCGATGGTCCGGTACAACATCAACACGGGCGGGTTCGACGTCGTTGCGACCGGGGTCAGTGAGATCGGCGGCGGGATCAACCAGATCTTCTACCTGTCCTCGAGCGGGGCGGTTCTCCGGTACAACATCAACACGGGCGGGTTCGACGTTACGATCGCCAGTGGCGTCGCGGACATTTGGACGGACCAGGATCTGTTCTTCGTGCGGTACACGAACGGGGCTGTGGCCGTCTACACGCTCTCAAACGGGTACGTGCAAATTCCGTAA